The Augochlora pura isolate Apur16 unplaced genomic scaffold, APUR_v2.2.1 APUR_unplaced_3192, whole genome shotgun sequence genome contains a region encoding:
- the LOC144477734 gene encoding uncharacterized protein LOC144477734, which produces MTSLAPSTSMVTPPDHGTARAPRRRRAGKGGGIMEVEMVAGQTRSGSEVGPNKIRKRTKGRMNRRGGLGHKGDRTVHPPGCTRLWRVLQINLNGCRMAQELMTQTAVELGVDMVVISEPWKILPHWYSDSTGKAAMWVTDRGIRANMKISSVGYREGAVAVELDDSIVVSCYYSPNIPFKEFEERLEELQELLTECELDRTLVMGDFNAKSPAWGSNKGDKRGVATIEMAGSCGLVPLISEGEYSFERNGRYSLIDIALSGKLTLARWAGSRILDVDSASDHFYRIHEFGSTTVRRDKADYRADKRVDTKKFKKTYLQAAEYANPMIVATREDIDAYVEHIEELVEAASVDPHPTTTFRHPVWWWNQEIAVARKTVVAARRRTQRARATGRMMTIMTRQAAYKALRRDLKTLIIQAKRAAWGKMIDGVGADVWGKPYKWVLGTIN; this is translated from the exons ATGACCTCTTTGGCGCCGTCCACGTCGATGGTTACGCCCCCAGACCATGGTACTGCCCGAGCCCCGCGAAGACGACGGGCTGGGAAGGGTGGAGGAATCATGGAGGTGGAGATGGTTGCTGGACAAACCCGATCGGGTTCGGAGGTG GGCCCGAACAAAATTCGCAAGAGGACCAAAGGACGCATGAACAGGAGAGGGGGACTAGGCCACAAAGGCGACAGGACGGTTCATCCCCCTGGATGCACACGACTATGGAGGGTACTCCAAATAAACCTAAACGGCTGCCGGATGGCGCAGGAACTAATGACACAGACGGCAGTGGAGCTAGGGGTCGACATGGTCGTGATTTCGGAGCCCTGGAAGATCCTCCCCCACTGGTATTCGGACTCTACCGGCAAGGCTGCGATGTGGGTCACAGACCGAGGGATTAGGGCAAACATGAAGATCAGTTCGGTGGGATACAGGGAGGGAGCGGTGGCAGTGGAGCTAGACGATTCTATCGTGGTGAGCTGCTACTACTCCCCTAACATCCCCTTCAAGGAATTCGAGGAGAGGCTAGAGGAGCTCCAGGAGCTCCTAACGGAGTGCGAGCTCGACCGGACCCTTGTGATGGGGGATTTTAACGCTAAGTCCCCGGCGTGGGGATCGAACAAGGGTGATAAAAGGGGAGTTGCGACCATAGAGATGGCCGGTAGCTGTGGGCTTGTCCCGTTGATCAGCGAGGGGGAGTACTCTTTCGAGAGAAATGGAAGATACTCGCTGATCGACATTGCACTAAGTGGCAAGCTCACCTTGGCTCGATGGGCTGGCAGCAGAATCCTGGACGTTGACTCGGCCTCGGACCACTTTTATCGGATCCATGAGTTCGGATCAACAACTGTAAGGAGAGACAAAGCCGACTACCGGGCAGACAAGAGGGTTGACACGAAGAAATTTAAGAAGACTTACCTGCAGGCGGCAGAATATGCCAATCCCATGATCGTTGCCACAAGGGAGGACATTGACGCCTATGTGGAACACATAGAAGAACTAGTGGAGGCGGCCTCCGTAGATCCCCACCCAACCACTACATTCAGACATCCTGTCTGGTGGTGGAATCAGGAGATTGCGGTGGCGAGGAAGACGGTAGTAGCTGCCCGAAGAAGAACTCAGAGGGCCAGAGCGACCGGACGGATGATGACAATTATGACCAGACAGGCAGCGTATAAGGCGCTGCGTCGAGATCTAAAAACTTTAATTATCCAGGCCAAGAGAGCGGCCTGGGGTAAAATGATTGATGGGGTCGGGGCCGACGTGTGGGGTAAGCCCTACAAGTGGGTACTTGGAACCATCAATG